Proteins co-encoded in one Metabacillus sp. KUDC1714 genomic window:
- the tpiA gene encoding triose-phosphate isomerase has protein sequence MRKPIIAGNWKMNKVSSEARSFVEEVKGLVPTAANVDSVVCAPALFLESLVGLTEGSDLKVGAQNMHFEGNGAFTGEISPVALKDLGVSYVVLGHSERREMFAETDETVNKKTLAAFKHGLTPIVCCGETLEERESGKTNDLVGEQVKQALQGLTEEQVTQTVIAYEPIWAIGTGKSSSAQDANEVCAHIRQVVGEQFSQAAAQAVRIQYGGSVKPENIKEYMAQPDIDGALVGGASLEAQSFLQLLEASSNE, from the coding sequence GTGAGAAAACCAATTATTGCAGGTAACTGGAAAATGAACAAAGTATCTTCTGAAGCAAGAAGCTTTGTTGAAGAAGTAAAAGGTTTAGTACCTACTGCAGCTAATGTTGACTCAGTAGTATGTGCTCCAGCACTATTTTTAGAAAGCCTAGTAGGCTTAACTGAAGGTAGTGACCTAAAAGTAGGTGCGCAAAACATGCACTTTGAAGGAAATGGCGCATTCACTGGCGAAATTAGTCCAGTAGCACTTAAAGATTTAGGTGTTAGCTATGTTGTTTTAGGGCATTCAGAGCGTAGAGAAATGTTTGCTGAAACAGATGAAACAGTTAACAAGAAAACACTAGCTGCTTTCAAACATGGTTTAACTCCAATTGTTTGCTGTGGTGAAACGTTAGAAGAACGTGAATCTGGTAAGACAAATGATCTTGTAGGTGAACAAGTGAAACAAGCATTACAAGGTTTAACTGAAGAGCAAGTAACTCAAACTGTTATTGCGTATGAACCAATTTGGGCTATTGGAACTGGCAAATCTTCATCTGCTCAAGATGCAAATGAAGTATGTGCACATATCCGCCAAGTTGTTGGTGAGCAATTTTCACAAGCTGCTGCACAAGCTGTACGTATTCAATACGGTGGTAGTGTAAAGCCTGAAAATATTAAAGAATATATGGCGCAACCTGATATCGATGGTGCACTAGTCGGTGGAGCAAGTTTAGAAGCACAATCCTTCCTTCAGCTTTTGGAGGCAAGTAGCAATGAGTAA